The genomic region TTGCATGCTCGCTTCAAACTCAACAACCCCGTACCGTTCTGGGTCAGATACTTGATAAGCAAAAACAATACCGCCATCTGGGTCGGTACAGTTTTTGAGAGATTCATCTAATTCTGCTCCGTGAAATATGTTGTCCCCAAGCACAAGGGCCACTTTGTCGTTGCCAATAAAATCTTCGCCGATAATAAAAGCTTGAGCCAAGCCATCAGGAGATGGTTGCACGGCGTAATCCAGCTTAATTCCCCAGCTAGATCCATCGCCTAGCAAACGCTTAAACTGATCCTGATCATGAGGTGTAGTGATGATTAATATGTCTTTAATGCCCGCCATCATTAGGGTGGATAAAGGATAATAAATCATTGGCTTGTCGTAAATTGGTATAAGTTGTTTGCTGATGCCTTGTGTAATTGGATGCAGTCGCGTTCCACTACCACCTGCTAAAATAACACCTTTCATATAGTTCTATATCTCCGTTTTGCTGTTTATTATTTTAACATGCATGCTCAGGTTCAGATAGATAAGCGCCACTTCTAGAATACAATTAAGTATCTGGAAGGAGAGCGTATGAGACATACAGGCACACAAACTCGTATTGGGGTATTAGTGCCCAAACTAGGAAGTATTAAACCAACCGTTAGTTTAAACAAAGAAGCTAAGCAATATTTGTCTTGGGGACTATTACCGGTCACATGGCAAGAATGCATCGTTAGTCTGTCGACACTATGACATTAGCCATAGTCGTTTTTTTGCGAAAAGTCCGCAATAACCAACAGTGTCATAGTGAACTTATCGATCAGACAAACGTACCTATGAAGACCTGACATTCGTTTAAGCATCGTATATTTGTTGACGCTACCAGCCTCTTGCCAGCTTCGCTGGACAGAGACAAGGTGTTGCAGAATAAGGTAGCCTGACATACTGACAATCGCATCCATGCTAATGAAGGTAAGAATATCTATGTATTGACAATAGATGTACATTATATATAATATAGGCATGGCTTTTGATATATCCTTTAACGAAGAGAAGAATCAATTGTTAAAAGCCGTGCGAGGTATTGGGTTTGATGAGATTATCTTAGCTATCAAAGAGGGTAACTTACTTGACGATATTGCCCATCCGAATAAAGCGCACTCTCATCAGCGAGTATATGTGGTACGCATTCGTGCATACGTCTATGCTGTCCCGTATGTTGTTAACCCACAAACCAAAGAAATATTTTTAAAAACAGTATATCCCAGTAGAGTTTTAAAGCGTAAATATATGTAAGGAGATAAGCATGAGTAATACATTTGACCCATATGCCAACCTAGTTTTGGACGAGGAAGAGCAAGCTCTAGAAGCTTCTCTGGAGCGAGGTGAATTTGAATCAGTTAAGGACTTTGAAGAGGTAAAAAAGCAGGCTGAGTTAGCCGCAAAACGCCACATTGAGTTACAGGCCAGCAAGCCCATTACTTTGCGTGTCAAGCAAGCTGATCTAATTAAGATTAAGGCCAAAGCAAAGCGTAGCAATATACCCTACCAGACACTCCTAGGTGCACTATTGCACGATTTTGCTGAAAATAAAAACGAAATAAAGCTACACTAATTGATTGCATGAGTTTTCTCTTCATAGCACAAACTCCTTACTGCATAATCTTGACACATTATTCAAAGGAATAATAGAGTGTTTTTACACATTTTTGTAAGGAATAATTGTTTGTACTCTTGCTTTTAGTTACTTTGTAGCCTATTGCTTCAAACAAGTGAACATTGTATTTGCATCGCCATAACAGGGTACTTTAATAACTGTAGGTCTTATGTTTATGACTTACATTCCTCGAGTAGCTCTGGAAACTCAGTTGTCCTAAAATGCCCACTATCAGTATATTCCCGATATTCTATGTCTTTGACCTCTTCTTTCAGAATCTCGACTGTCTTTACTACGCTTGGTTCATCGTCGCTTGATATGAATACGGTCACTCCGGCTGTATGCGATGGAAAATCAGAATCGATAGTAAAGTCAAAGAAATCAGCAGTGTCCGATACTTCATAATTCAACGGATTAGTCCACGGGGCAACGAGAACAACTTTACCAACTTTCGAATCTTTATGCTCGCTCAGATAGCGAATCAAGAAGCCGCCACCACAACTGTGGCCTACAAGTATCGTTTCAGGTGTGATATCGAATCGTTCAAACTCTTTCTTCCATTCGTCGTAACGAGGCCGAAACGGAAACGGCGGTTCAATAGAAACAGCATGGATATCTTTAAGAATTAACTGGCGCTGTAACCAGGCGAACCAATAGTTTTGGCTGTTACTCGGCAGATTTGGATCGTAATGCTGATCTTTGTCGGGGCGACCAGGGACGAGAACTGCATTTTTCATGGTCATAATTATACAGCAATTACTGAGGTGTAGCATCAGAAATTAAGACACCTGTCTACTGATGAAGATTTATCTAAAATTAAAAGTAAAGAAGTAGCGCTCATCATATGAACCTCCACAGATAGTTGACGCTTGTGCTCAAATCTGTTACAATTTTGATCAAGTTATTAGTTTAAGAGTGAATCCTGGTAGTTAGTGTTTTGTACTTTGGTTTCATTAATGACAATCACTGCATCATTAACTATAAAGGCATTATTTAATGCCGTAAAATAAAGGATTTTACTTACATGCCATACACAAAAAATAATCACAGACGATCTCGAAGCACAAAGATGTATAAACAACCCAAAAAACGATATCGAGGTCAATATATCAATCCTGAGCGTTTCATTAAAGAAGCTCAACCTGTTAGTGCTGATCAATATCAAGCTATAC from Candidatus Nomurabacteria bacterium harbors:
- a CDS encoding toxin — protein: MAFDISFNEEKNQLLKAVRGIGFDEIILAIKEGNLLDDIAHPNKAHSHQRVYVVRIRAYVYAVPYVVNPQTKEIFLKTVYPSRVLKRKYM
- a CDS encoding alpha/beta hydrolase, which codes for MKNAVLVPGRPDKDQHYDPNLPSNSQNYWFAWLQRQLILKDIHAVSIEPPFPFRPRYDEWKKEFERFDITPETILVGHSCGGGFLIRYLSEHKDSKVGKVVLVAPWTNPLNYEVSDTADFFDFTIDSDFPSHTAGVTVFISSDDEPSVVKTVEILKEEVKDIEYREYTDSGHFRTTEFPELLEECKS
- the rfbA gene encoding glucose-1-phosphate thymidylyltransferase RfbA, which gives rise to MKGVILAGGSGTRLHPITQGISKQLIPIYDKPMIYYPLSTLMMAGIKDILIITTPHDQDQFKRLLGDGSSWGIKLDYAVQPSPDGLAQAFIIGEDFIGNDKVALVLGDNIFHGAELDESLKNCTDPDGGIVFAYQVSDPERYGVVEFEASMQAKSIEEKPSNPKSNYAVVGLYFYDNSVVDIAKNIKPSARGELEITSINEEYLRQGKLKVTTLDDGDVWLDTGTINSLSDATDYVRVLQNRTGQIIGSPEKIAYEQGFINNNQLQKLAEPLKKSGYGKYLNK